One genomic region from Candidatus Poribacteria bacterium encodes:
- a CDS encoding restriction endonuclease subunit S, with protein MNTDLTDLPKGWVWTSLEKISHIILGQSPPSSTYNTDGKGLPFYQGKLEFGKLYPTPRKWCTAPKKIAEKGDVFISIRAPVGPTNICPEKSAVGRGLAAIRGLGGIESFFILYLMRTYANEIASRGTGTTFDAITGNQLKIFEIPLPPLVEQHRIVAKLETLFVQLDAAVDSLKKAQVQLQRYRRSILKAAFEGELTTEWRERHSDSWKSMNLNEFITLESGSRPKGGVRGILEGIPSLGGEHLNTDGGFNYEKIKYIPAEFFESLNKGRIYPDDIIVVKDGATTGKISFVDNDFPHNRAAVNEHLFIVRVDPKVAFPKYVFYFLFSSKGQQQILSDFRGATVGGISRNFPLKVTVPIPSLPEQEQIVFELERHLLVADEIEATIDAELKRAERLRQSILKHAFSGKLVPQDPNDEPASTLLEKIQEEKGPQQPKRKQTTTKPKNTSLAKQLPLPLD; from the coding sequence ATGAACACGGATTTAACTGATTTGCCAAAAGGATGGGTATGGACATCATTGGAAAAAATCAGTCATATCATATTAGGGCAATCACCCCCATCTTCTACTTACAATACAGATGGCAAAGGACTTCCGTTTTATCAAGGCAAGCTTGAATTTGGGAAACTTTACCCCACCCCTCGAAAATGGTGTACCGCTCCAAAAAAAATCGCTGAGAAAGGAGACGTTTTCATTTCTATTCGCGCCCCTGTCGGACCTACAAATATTTGCCCTGAAAAGTCAGCCGTGGGGAGAGGACTCGCAGCAATTCGCGGGTTAGGCGGAATTGAGTCGTTTTTCATTCTTTATCTAATGCGTACCTATGCAAATGAAATTGCAAGCAGAGGAACAGGAACAACCTTTGATGCAATCACGGGAAACCAACTCAAAATATTTGAAATCCCACTTCCACCGCTGGTAGAACAACACCGTATCGTCGCAAAACTGGAGACGCTGTTTGTCCAATTAGACGCAGCAGTTGATAGCCTCAAAAAAGCACAAGTGCAGTTGCAACGGTATCGCCGATCAATCCTCAAAGCTGCTTTTGAAGGGGAGTTGACAACGGAATGGCGCGAAAGGCATTCAGACAGTTGGAAAAGTATGAATCTGAATGAATTCATTACGCTTGAAAGTGGTTCGCGCCCAAAGGGTGGAGTCCGGGGCATCCTTGAAGGGATACCGAGTCTCGGAGGCGAACATTTAAATACAGATGGCGGCTTTAACTATGAAAAAATCAAATATATTCCTGCAGAGTTTTTTGAATCATTGAACAAAGGACGCATTTATCCAGACGATATTATTGTTGTCAAAGATGGGGCAACAACCGGAAAAATCAGTTTTGTTGATAACGATTTTCCACATAACCGTGCTGCAGTTAATGAACATCTGTTTATTGTGAGGGTAGATCCAAAGGTAGCTTTTCCTAAATATGTGTTTTATTTTCTCTTTAGCAGTAAAGGACAACAGCAGATTCTCTCGGATTTTCGAGGAGCTACTGTCGGCGGGATTTCTCGTAATTTTCCACTAAAGGTTACCGTTCCAATTCCATCCCTTCCAGAACAAGAACAGATCGTTTTTGAACTTGAGCGGCACCTTTTAGTCGCTGATGAAATAGAAGCAACCATTGATGCCGAACTTAAACGCGCGGAACGTTTGCGGCAGTCTATCCTCAAGCATGCGTTCTCTGGTAAACTTGTGCCGCAAGACCCCAACGATGAACCAGCAAGCACCCTATTGGAGAAAATTCAAGAAGAAAAAGGACCTCAGCAACCGAAACGAAAACAGACCACAACGAAACCGAAAAATACTTCTTTGGCAAAGCAATTACCTCTTCCACTTGATTGA
- a CDS encoding Gfo/Idh/MocA family oxidoreductase, producing MDKVKLGFIGTGGMAGAHMNNLKDNFEDVEFCAMCDISEDRAKARAEEFGGNAYTDYRVMYDKEELDAVYICTPPFAHGEQERIACEQGIAMFIEKPIHSELEPAIIINEYVEQSGVVTSVGYHWRYGGNAQNAKAMLEEQPQILGALGYWMGGMPGTPWWRVRAESGGQHVEQTTHIFDLARFLVGSDGKTVHGVAASGSMTHIENYDIDDISMVNIEFKNGAVANIVSACAMEGFGRVHLEVFTRGLVVTVGGPNNVNRGGETEPLQGDGGQDRDRVFIDAVKSGDTSEILSPYSDALETLRIMLAASTSFRTGKAIDL from the coding sequence ATGGATAAAGTGAAACTCGGTTTTATCGGAACCGGTGGTATGGCGGGCGCGCACATGAACAACCTTAAAGATAACTTTGAGGATGTCGAATTTTGTGCGATGTGCGATATTTCGGAAGACCGCGCAAAGGCACGTGCCGAAGAATTCGGGGGCAACGCTTACACCGATTATCGCGTCATGTACGATAAAGAGGAACTGGACGCGGTTTATATTTGTACACCACCCTTTGCCCACGGCGAACAGGAACGTATTGCTTGTGAACAAGGCATCGCGATGTTTATTGAGAAGCCGATCCATTCCGAATTAGAACCGGCGATTATTATTAATGAATATGTTGAACAGAGTGGCGTGGTCACGAGTGTCGGTTATCATTGGCGTTATGGCGGCAATGCACAGAATGCGAAGGCGATGCTCGAAGAGCAACCCCAAATTCTCGGGGCACTCGGATATTGGATGGGCGGGATGCCCGGCACACCGTGGTGGCGCGTGCGCGCAGAATCCGGTGGGCAGCACGTCGAACAAACAACACACATCTTCGATTTGGCACGGTTTCTCGTCGGTAGCGACGGTAAAACTGTACACGGTGTCGCCGCAAGCGGTAGTATGACCCATATCGAAAACTATGACATAGACGATATCAGCATGGTGAACATCGAATTCAAGAACGGTGCTGTTGCGAACATCGTCTCGGCTTGTGCGATGGAAGGTTTCGGTCGCGTCCACCTCGAAGTGTTCACCCGTGGACTCGTTGTCACCGTCGGGGGTCCGAACAATGTAAACCGAGGCGGAGAGACAGAACCCCTTCAAGGAGATGGCGGACAGGACAGAGATCGCGTCTTTATTGATGCTGTGAAGAGTGGAGATACCTCTGAGATTCTATCGCCTTACAGCGACGCATTAGAGACACTCCGCATTATGCTCGCCGCAAGTACCTCCTTCCGCACGGGTAAGGCAATAGACCTGTAG
- a CDS encoding TIM barrel protein, translating to MPINQSICFGGFSRDRDPVDVIKKAAEIGYKSVEMLPAEYWSVVQDHGMRVAIFSGHSSLPSGLNDPSNHDRIEDELLENIDIAAENDIPGLICFSGNREGRSEEEGRDNTIAGLSRVTKYAEEKGINLCVELLNSKVNHPDYQCDTTAWGVEVCKGVGSPRAQLLYDIYHMQIMEGDLIRNITDYSEYIGHYHTAGNPGRHDLDDEQEIYYPAVMRAIANTGYELYVGHEFSPKGDAFDAMQHAYDVCNV from the coding sequence ATGCCAATTAATCAATCCATCTGTTTTGGCGGTTTCAGTCGTGACAGGGATCCCGTAGATGTCATTAAGAAAGCCGCCGAAATCGGTTACAAATCTGTTGAGATGCTCCCCGCAGAATACTGGTCCGTCGTCCAAGACCACGGGATGCGCGTTGCGATTTTCAGTGGACACTCGTCCCTTCCGTCCGGTTTGAATGACCCAAGCAACCACGACCGGATTGAAGACGAGCTTCTGGAAAACATCGACATCGCGGCGGAAAACGATATTCCCGGACTCATCTGCTTCTCTGGGAACCGAGAAGGTAGATCCGAAGAAGAGGGACGCGATAACACGATAGCGGGATTGTCCCGTGTCACCAAATATGCTGAGGAGAAGGGCATCAACCTTTGCGTTGAACTTCTGAACAGCAAAGTCAACCATCCAGATTATCAATGCGACACGACGGCGTGGGGTGTTGAGGTCTGTAAAGGTGTCGGTTCACCACGGGCGCAGCTGCTCTACGACATCTATCACATGCAGATTATGGAAGGCGACCTCATTCGGAACATCACCGATTACAGCGAATACATCGGTCATTATCACACCGCTGGCAATCCGGGTCGTCACGATCTCGATGACGAGCAGGAAATCTACTATCCTGCCGTGATGCGCGCCATCGCAAATACCGGATACGAACTCTACGTGGGACATGAATTTAGTCCCAAAGGCGATGCGTTTGATGCGATGCAACACGCTTATGATGTATGTAACGTCTAA
- a CDS encoding tetratricopeptide repeat protein, giving the protein MKAGNEAYARQNYGEAKVAFQQATLDKPESPTTHYNLGAALYKQDKFREAVRAFQVSLRKHTEQTKNVPNLAHIYYNLGNAQFKAGDLAGAIESYKRTLRLDPQDTDAQYNLALALQLMKQQEDLAQQQTNKDAPPKTEPDDIGRAETLQLLERFRENENRLRQKLLQEQRKSGYRREKDW; this is encoded by the coding sequence ATGAAAGCAGGGAACGAGGCGTACGCGCGCCAGAACTATGGCGAGGCAAAAGTCGCTTTCCAACAGGCAACGCTTGACAAACCGGAAAGTCCGACCACACACTATAACCTCGGCGCAGCCCTCTATAAACAGGACAAATTTAGAGAGGCGGTGCGGGCATTTCAGGTGTCGCTGCGAAAGCACACTGAGCAAACCAAAAACGTCCCAAATCTGGCGCACATCTATTACAACTTGGGAAACGCCCAATTTAAAGCAGGCGATCTTGCAGGGGCAATTGAATCTTACAAACGCACACTCCGCTTGGATCCTCAGGACACCGACGCTCAATACAACCTTGCATTAGCACTTCAACTGATGAAGCAGCAGGAAGATCTTGCACAACAGCAGACGAATAAAGACGCTCCACCGAAAACTGAACCTGATGATATTGGCAGAGCGGAGACACTTCAACTCTTGGAACGTTTTCGTGAGAATGAGAATAGGTTACGGCAAAAATTACTACAGGAACAGCGCAAAAGCGGATATCGACGTGAAAAAGATTGGTAA
- a CDS encoding putative DNA binding domain-containing protein, which produces MPTPKEVFDNPLQYLEFLQSADFEGQYFERKEVRIDTNNQINTLKDKIKQCISAFVNSNRAGGLLILGIADDGTIKGTQHVDEQTLNGILQVARDLSNHATQLEEVVLPNSNETRLHLLYIPWTPNGICETFADFPKTWKRFGAQCLPLTEQDREQLKREKRIVDFETSYCCPYDPDELDQAVVEEFKSVFLETRDAQYEYSTEAFLLNIDAIRQIEGEKCAFTNAGYLFFASYPRKHFPSAYVRVLRFEVDVEESGARGATTFDKDFDGALPNIIRKLRTFFRDSALFRTMIRRSSNGGFIEDPEYPLLAVDEAVLNAVIHRDYGVSSAIHCVAYRNGLVVENPGGIPQEVPRHFSLADTVLRSVLRNQKIVDWMRFMKDERGEPLVRALSEGTRKMRQEMENLGLPAPNYETDQRTSVTLYNHFEERLAPHAAYTTTSKSETPPEQGSVKKALRSIGERLAKIQ; this is translated from the coding sequence ATGCCAACGCCAAAAGAAGTCTTTGATAATCCATTACAATATTTGGAGTTTCTTCAGTCTGCTGATTTTGAAGGGCAGTATTTTGAGCGAAAAGAGGTTCGCATTGATACCAACAATCAAATTAACACTTTGAAGGACAAGATCAAACAGTGTATTTCTGCTTTCGTGAATAGCAACAGAGCAGGCGGTCTATTAATACTCGGCATCGCGGATGACGGCACCATTAAAGGCACACAGCATGTTGATGAACAGACACTCAACGGGATACTGCAAGTGGCACGAGATTTAAGTAACCACGCAACACAGTTAGAAGAAGTCGTACTACCAAACTCAAACGAAACAAGACTACACCTTCTTTACATCCCGTGGACACCAAATGGGATTTGTGAAACCTTCGCAGATTTCCCAAAAACCTGGAAAAGGTTTGGTGCACAGTGTCTTCCGTTGACTGAACAAGATCGTGAACAACTTAAACGTGAAAAAAGAATAGTTGATTTTGAAACGTCCTACTGCTGTCCCTACGATCCCGATGAACTTGATCAAGCGGTAGTTGAAGAATTCAAAAGTGTGTTCCTTGAGACAAGAGATGCCCAATATGAATATAGCACAGAGGCATTTCTCTTAAATATAGATGCTATTAGACAAATAGAGGGTGAAAAGTGCGCTTTCACCAATGCCGGTTACCTGTTTTTCGCTTCATACCCTCGTAAGCACTTTCCAAGTGCGTATGTTCGAGTTTTACGTTTTGAGGTTGATGTTGAGGAGTCAGGTGCCCGTGGCGCGACGACTTTTGATAAAGATTTTGATGGAGCACTGCCAAACATTATCCGTAAACTACGAACCTTTTTCAGAGATTCCGCACTTTTTCGCACGATGATAAGACGGAGTTCTAACGGTGGATTTATTGAAGATCCCGAATATCCACTCCTGGCTGTTGATGAGGCAGTCTTAAACGCTGTTATTCACAGAGATTATGGGGTCAGCTCTGCGATTCATTGCGTTGCGTATCGGAATGGTTTGGTGGTAGAAAATCCGGGCGGTATCCCTCAGGAAGTCCCACGGCACTTCAGTCTTGCGGATACAGTCCTTCGTTCCGTGCTGCGAAATCAGAAAATTGTTGATTGGATGCGCTTTATGAAAGATGAACGCGGTGAACCTTTGGTCCGTGCTTTAAGTGAAGGTACAAGGAAGATGCGTCAAGAAATGGAAAACCTCGGTCTACCGGCACCCAATTATGAAACGGATCAACGGACCAGCGTCACACTCTACAATCACTTTGAGGAACGATTGGCACCACACGCCGCTTACACCACTACATCCAAGTCTGAAACACCGCCTGAACAGGGCAGCGTCAAAAAAGCACTCCGTTCCATTGGCGAACGTCTCGCTAAAATCCAATAA
- a CDS encoding DEAD/DEAH box helicase family protein, which translates to MNPEARARQNIDRILEDAGWHLQNYAERDTAAAFGVAVREYPLANAQRADYLLFVNRLAVGFIEAKKEGTTLSGAAQQAARYRANIPAGLPTQQGCPFVYTSTGIETYFQDAREPNSRTRLVFAFHTPDTLQDLLQSVPLRQKLKDNLPFLEKGTLRNCQFEAINNLEDSLKEARPRALVQMATGSGKTYLAVSSVYRLIKFANVKRVLFLVDRNNLGRQALREFQTYTTPDDHRKFTKLYNVQHLSSNLIDKTSSVCITTIQRLYSMLKGEPVYESEDDEEGSTFEKEAEDTTPQKVTYNQNIPIDTFDVIIVDECHRSIYGKWRHVLEYFDAFIIGLTATPYGQTRNFFNQNLVYEYRHEQAVEDNVNVGYYVYKIETEITQSGSRIEGGHYIARRDRETRRLHWDELDADVEYTENQLDRDFVAEDQIRTVLQTFKEKLFTDLFPSREIVPKTLIFAKDDSHAEDIVRTVREVFAKGDDFCQKITYQSDKPEDLIKRFRTQLNPRIAVSVDMISTGTDIKPLECLLFMRAVRSSGYFEQMIGRGVRTISPNDLQTVTGDATAKTHFIIVDAVGVYESVKTDSQSLPGEPSSTETNGSPAPTRDPNQLIDDVSEDRVIETRFDDRSFTQANTVIRDFKQFIDQNADELSALQILCRVQGTQDTLTEDNLKALEGALQQHSSSLSRESLWVAYRRRAPEKVRGQMEQRTDLISLVRFAMGYHFFLEPFSATVNRNFAEWLEGKDFNTEQHKWLEMIRDHIATSLDIRMSDFESVPFAEHGNGARVYELFGDDLDNILTELTEKLVS; encoded by the coding sequence ATGAACCCCGAAGCAAGAGCCAGACAAAACATAGACAGAATACTTGAAGACGCAGGATGGCACCTCCAAAATTATGCGGAACGTGATACAGCTGCTGCGTTCGGTGTGGCTGTGCGTGAATATCCGTTGGCAAATGCACAGCGAGCAGACTATCTTCTGTTTGTCAATCGACTCGCCGTGGGGTTTATTGAAGCCAAAAAAGAGGGCACAACGCTCAGCGGGGCAGCGCAGCAAGCAGCACGGTATCGCGCAAACATACCAGCGGGTTTGCCGACGCAACAGGGGTGTCCATTTGTCTATACATCTACTGGGATAGAGACATACTTTCAGGACGCACGAGAACCTAACTCGCGTACTCGCCTTGTCTTTGCGTTTCATACCCCGGATACCCTCCAAGACCTCCTTCAATCTGTCCCGCTTCGGCAGAAACTCAAGGATAATCTTCCATTTTTGGAAAAGGGTACTCTGAGAAACTGCCAATTTGAAGCAATAAACAACCTTGAAGATTCTTTGAAAGAAGCACGTCCGCGTGCGTTAGTTCAAATGGCAACTGGCAGTGGGAAAACGTATCTCGCTGTAAGTAGCGTGTACCGACTCATCAAATTCGCGAATGTCAAACGGGTTCTTTTTCTGGTAGACCGCAATAATCTTGGCAGGCAAGCCCTTCGTGAGTTTCAAACTTATACAACTCCCGATGACCATAGGAAATTTACTAAACTCTACAACGTTCAACACCTCTCCAGCAACCTTATTGACAAAACAAGTTCGGTTTGTATTACCACTATCCAACGTCTCTATTCTATGTTGAAAGGTGAACCTGTCTATGAATCGGAAGATGATGAGGAAGGTTCCACCTTTGAAAAGGAAGCAGAGGATACAACACCACAAAAAGTCACCTATAACCAAAACATTCCTATTGATACGTTTGACGTTATTATCGTTGACGAATGTCACCGCTCTATCTATGGTAAGTGGCGGCACGTATTGGAATACTTTGATGCCTTTATTATTGGGCTTACTGCAACCCCGTATGGGCAAACGCGCAATTTTTTCAATCAGAACCTTGTCTATGAATACCGCCACGAGCAAGCCGTTGAAGACAATGTAAATGTCGGTTATTACGTCTATAAGATTGAAACCGAAATTACGCAAAGCGGCAGCCGTATTGAAGGAGGACATTATATAGCAAGGCGAGATAGGGAAACCCGACGACTCCATTGGGACGAATTAGACGCTGATGTTGAATATACGGAAAATCAGTTGGATCGGGATTTTGTTGCCGAAGACCAGATTCGGACGGTGCTTCAGACTTTCAAGGAAAAACTTTTCACAGACCTCTTTCCCAGTAGAGAGATTGTCCCGAAAACGCTTATCTTTGCGAAAGACGATTCACATGCGGAGGATATTGTCCGTACTGTTCGAGAAGTATTCGCTAAAGGCGATGACTTCTGCCAAAAGATTACTTACCAGAGCGATAAACCGGAAGATCTCATCAAAAGATTTCGCACACAATTAAATCCACGAATCGCAGTCAGTGTTGACATGATTTCTACCGGTACCGATATAAAACCCCTTGAGTGTCTCCTCTTTATGCGTGCCGTACGATCCAGCGGTTATTTCGAGCAGATGATTGGACGCGGCGTGCGTACTATCAGTCCTAACGATCTGCAAACTGTTACCGGCGATGCGACTGCAAAAACGCACTTCATTATTGTTGATGCTGTCGGGGTCTATGAATCCGTCAAAACCGATTCACAATCACTTCCGGGCGAGCCATCTTCTACTGAGACAAATGGATCGCCAGCACCAACGAGAGATCCAAACCAACTCATTGATGATGTAAGCGAAGATCGCGTTATTGAAACTCGTTTTGACGATCGAAGTTTCACACAAGCAAACACAGTGATTCGCGACTTTAAGCAGTTTATTGATCAAAATGCGGACGAATTATCAGCGTTGCAAATTCTTTGTAGGGTGCAAGGGACACAAGACACACTGACTGAAGATAACTTGAAAGCATTAGAAGGAGCCTTGCAACAGCATTCAAGCAGCCTAAGTCGCGAGTCATTATGGGTCGCTTACAGAAGACGGGCACCAGAGAAAGTTCGCGGACAGATGGAACAACGTACAGACCTCATATCGCTCGTCCGGTTTGCTATGGGTTATCATTTTTTCCTGGAGCCGTTCAGTGCAACCGTCAACCGAAATTTTGCGGAATGGTTAGAGGGTAAAGATTTTAACACAGAACAACATAAATGGCTCGAAATGATACGTGACCATATTGCCACCTCACTCGATATTCGGATGTCCGATTTCGAGTCCGTCCCCTTCGCGGAACACGGCAATGGTGCAAGAGTTTACGAACTCTTCGGTGATGATTTAGACAACATTCTAACCGAACTTACAGAGAAATTGGTTTCTTAA
- a CDS encoding sugar phosphate isomerase/epimerase: MGFKFGYSTLRWQQPDFEELLTQLKDAGWDGWEMRQSLDWVGTPQHIRQVCNNADLPVAAVTARGLPIDKNPEQMELNKRRIDFAAEVEADCFMFMGAGKPQDRPVNNTDLAALADVSEDWAEYASQYGLDVCYHIHTNTTVDSIEDWAKYMSLLRKCKLCIDVSHSALWGYDPIESIRRYSDVLVYVHLQDYSGYTGGDESTYEVDWVDVGAGTVMDFPGIMSTLEELNYDRWVTACPGQVEERSDLERMSVNREYLRQLGY, encoded by the coding sequence ATGGGTTTCAAATTTGGATATAGTACTTTACGTTGGCAACAACCTGATTTTGAGGAATTGTTGACGCAATTGAAGGATGCCGGATGGGACGGTTGGGAGATGCGGCAGTCTTTGGATTGGGTCGGCACACCACAACACATCCGACAGGTATGCAACAATGCGGATCTGCCCGTCGCTGCCGTAACAGCACGCGGACTGCCGATCGACAAAAACCCGGAACAGATGGAACTGAATAAACGCCGGATAGACTTCGCCGCAGAGGTTGAAGCCGACTGCTTCATGTTCATGGGAGCAGGCAAACCGCAAGATCGTCCCGTCAATAACACCGACCTCGCCGCACTTGCTGACGTTTCTGAGGATTGGGCAGAATACGCCTCGCAATACGGTTTGGATGTCTGTTACCATATCCACACAAACACGACCGTTGATTCGATTGAAGACTGGGCAAAATACATGAGTCTGCTCCGAAAGTGCAAATTATGTATAGATGTATCGCATTCCGCACTCTGGGGCTACGATCCGATTGAATCAATTCGCCGTTATAGTGATGTCCTCGTCTACGTCCATCTTCAGGATTATTCGGGCTACACAGGCGGAGATGAAAGTACATACGAGGTGGATTGGGTGGATGTCGGTGCTGGCACTGTCATGGATTTCCCCGGTATCATGTCCACTTTGGAAGAACTCAATTATGACCGGTGGGTTACGGCGTGTCCCGGACAGGTCGAGGAGCGTTCGGATCTGGAACGTATGTCGGTGAACCGAGAATATCTGCGACAATTAGGTTATTAG
- a CDS encoding glutamate mutase L, which produces MNESAEDIRSILATDCGSTTTKAILIEKRGDEYQLIVRGEAPTTVEAPVEDVTAGVINAITEVEELAGRKLLDNGVIIKPQNGDAGVDIYISTSSAGGGLQMMVAGVVRNLTAESAERAALGAGAIVMDVIASNDKRLPHEKIERIRHLRPDMLLLSGGIDGGTTSHVVELAEIIAAARPRPRLGIAYELPLIYAGNIDARESIKERLQDVMALEMVDNLRPVLEREDLMPTRHKIQEQFLEHVMAHAPGYRKLIDWTDAPIMPTPGAVGEIIQTVSAQQDIEVVGVDIGGATTDVFSVFKNREAEPIFNRTVSANLGMSYSVSNVLAETGLENVLRWVPFDIEEGDLRNRIKNKMIRPTTIPQTLQELILEQAIAREALRLAFEQHKQLAVELRGVQQQRTISEAFDQAESGQTLVNMLSLDMLVGSGGVLSHAPRRQQAMLMMIDAFQPEGITHLAVDSIFMMPQLGVLAQVNPEAATQVFERDCLIHLGTAIAPIGVGKTGEACLSVEISTDGKPPIAEDVPYGELRLYPLSLGEKASLKLHPSRRFDMGAGSGNMVEAEAMGGVVGLVIDTRGRPLEIPTDTAQRVAQLTEWQTALDAYP; this is translated from the coding sequence ATGAACGAATCAGCGGAGGATATCCGCTCTATTCTTGCTACCGATTGTGGTAGCACAACGACGAAAGCAATTCTAATTGAGAAACGGGGAGACGAATATCAACTGATTGTCCGTGGCGAAGCACCTACCACCGTTGAGGCTCCCGTTGAGGACGTAACGGCTGGTGTTATCAACGCGATCACCGAAGTTGAGGAGTTGGCTGGGCGCAAACTCCTTGATAATGGGGTTATCATCAAACCACAAAACGGGGACGCGGGTGTTGACATCTATATATCAACCAGTAGTGCCGGTGGTGGACTCCAGATGATGGTGGCGGGTGTTGTGCGCAACCTGACAGCAGAAAGCGCGGAGCGTGCAGCATTAGGAGCGGGCGCGATTGTTATGGATGTTATCGCCTCTAACGATAAACGCCTACCACACGAAAAGATTGAGCGTATCCGGCACCTCCGTCCTGACATGTTACTCCTTTCCGGTGGTATTGACGGCGGCACGACCTCCCATGTCGTTGAATTGGCTGAGATTATCGCCGCTGCACGTCCCAGACCGCGGTTGGGCATCGCCTACGAACTTCCCCTCATTTATGCCGGGAATATAGACGCACGCGAATCCATCAAAGAACGCCTGCAAGACGTGATGGCATTGGAAATGGTGGACAACCTCCGTCCCGTTTTAGAGCGTGAAGATTTAATGCCGACGCGCCATAAAATTCAGGAACAATTCCTTGAGCACGTTATGGCACACGCCCCCGGCTACAGAAAACTCATCGACTGGACAGATGCCCCTATCATGCCGACCCCCGGTGCAGTCGGTGAGATAATTCAGACCGTCTCCGCGCAACAGGATATTGAAGTCGTCGGGGTTGACATCGGGGGTGCGACGACCGACGTATTCTCCGTTTTTAAGAACCGAGAGGCAGAACCGATCTTCAACCGTACTGTCAGTGCGAACCTCGGTATGAGTTATAGCGTTTCCAATGTCCTTGCTGAAACTGGCTTAGAGAACGTTCTCCGGTGGGTGCCCTTTGACATTGAAGAGGGCGACCTCCGCAATCGAATCAAAAATAAAATGATTCGTCCGACAACAATTCCACAAACCCTACAGGAGTTGATCCTTGAGCAGGCGATTGCGCGTGAGGCACTCCGACTCGCCTTTGAGCAGCACAAACAACTTGCTGTTGAGTTACGAGGTGTCCAGCAGCAGCGAACTATCTCTGAAGCCTTTGATCAGGCGGAAAGCGGACAAACCCTCGTTAATATGCTCTCCTTGGATATGCTTGTCGGTAGCGGTGGTGTTTTATCGCACGCGCCGCGTCGTCAGCAAGCGATGCTCATGATGATAGACGCTTTTCAACCCGAAGGCATAACCCATCTTGCTGTTGATAGCATCTTTATGATGCCACAACTCGGTGTGCTCGCACAAGTGAACCCTGAAGCCGCGACGCAGGTCTTTGAACGGGATTGCCTCATCCATTTAGGTACTGCTATTGCCCCTATCGGAGTTGGAAAGACGGGTGAGGCGTGCCTCTCCGTTGAAATTAGCACCGATGGCAAGCCACCCATCGCGGAAGATGTGCCTTACGGTGAACTCCGGTTATATCCGCTATCACTCGGTGAAAAGGCATCCTTAAAACTCCATCCCTCGCGACGATTTGATATGGGGGCAGGGAGCGGAAACATGGTTGAAGCGGAGGCGATGGGTGGGGTCGTTGGATTGGTTATTGATACCCGTGGCAGACCCCTTGAGATACCCACAGATACTGCACAACGCGTCGCGCAGCTAACCGAATGGCAAACCGCTTTAGATGCGTATCCATAG